A section of the Verrucomicrobium sp. GAS474 genome encodes:
- the purF gene encoding amidophosphoribosyltransferase: protein MKSPYYPSHECGVFAIYGHPNAAELTYYGLYALQHRGQESAGIVSSTGNGADFKIHRGMGLVSQVFTEGTLKDLVGNRSIGHVRYSTTGSSHIKNAQPITVTCSKGQLAVAHNGNLVNAHILRAELEAEGSIFQTTTDSEIILHLMAKPNASRDSSLIQTLTRIQGAFSIVIMGENEIIGARDAFGFRPLSIGKLDGAWVLSSETCAFDLIHAEFVRDVEPGEIVIINDQGLRSIKPYVDLPSKALCVFEFVYFARPDSNLSGVNVSESRIRMGMELAKLHPVEADIVVPVPDSGNYAALGYSEQSGIPYAQAFVRNHYIGRTFLQPTQLIRNFGVRVKLNLIKESVKGKRVIVIDDSIVRGTTARARVVNLREAGAKEVHIRISCPPHRFPCHYGIDFPDKKDLIANQMTRDEITKYLGADSLGYLDVDSMVRACKIPSDQFCLACFTGSHPINVDEKLTKLTMEGSQRGTPLVTDTEVRQTRLL, encoded by the coding sequence ATGAAATCGCCCTACTATCCTTCCCATGAATGCGGGGTCTTCGCCATCTACGGCCACCCCAACGCGGCGGAACTGACCTACTACGGTCTCTACGCCCTCCAGCATCGGGGACAGGAAAGCGCGGGCATCGTCAGCTCCACCGGCAACGGGGCCGACTTCAAGATCCACCGGGGCATGGGCCTCGTCTCCCAGGTCTTCACCGAAGGGACCCTGAAAGACCTCGTCGGCAACCGTTCCATCGGCCACGTCCGCTACTCGACGACCGGCTCCAGCCACATCAAGAACGCCCAGCCGATTACCGTCACCTGCTCCAAGGGACAGCTGGCCGTCGCCCACAACGGCAACCTCGTCAACGCCCACATCCTCCGCGCCGAGCTCGAGGCCGAAGGCTCCATCTTCCAGACGACGACCGACAGCGAGATCATCCTCCACCTCATGGCGAAGCCCAACGCCAGCCGGGACAGCAGCCTCATCCAGACGCTCACCCGCATCCAGGGCGCCTTCTCCATCGTCATCATGGGGGAGAACGAGATCATCGGCGCGCGGGACGCCTTCGGCTTCCGCCCCCTCTCCATCGGCAAGCTCGACGGTGCCTGGGTCCTCTCCAGCGAGACCTGCGCCTTCGACCTCATCCACGCCGAATTCGTCCGCGACGTCGAGCCGGGCGAGATCGTCATCATCAACGACCAGGGCCTCCGCTCCATCAAGCCCTACGTCGACCTCCCCTCGAAAGCCCTCTGCGTCTTCGAGTTCGTCTACTTCGCCCGGCCCGACAGCAACCTCTCCGGCGTCAACGTCAGCGAATCCCGCATCCGCATGGGCATGGAACTCGCGAAGCTCCACCCCGTCGAGGCCGACATCGTCGTCCCCGTCCCCGATTCGGGCAATTACGCCGCCCTCGGCTACTCGGAGCAATCGGGCATCCCCTACGCCCAGGCCTTCGTCCGGAACCACTACATCGGCCGCACCTTCCTCCAGCCCACCCAGCTCATCCGGAACTTCGGCGTCCGCGTGAAGCTCAACCTCATCAAGGAATCGGTGAAGGGCAAGCGCGTCATCGTCATCGACGACTCCATCGTCCGCGGCACCACCGCCCGCGCCCGCGTCGTCAACCTCCGCGAGGCCGGGGCCAAGGAAGTCCACATCCGGATCAGCTGCCCCCCCCATCGCTTCCCCTGCCACTACGGCATCGACTTCCCCGACAAGAAAGACCTCATCGCCAACCAGATGACCCGCGACGAGATCACGAAATACCTCGGAGCCGACTCCCTCGGCTACCTCGACGTCGACAGCATGGTCCGCGCCTGCAAGATCCCCAGCGACCAGTTCTGCCTCGCCTGCTTCACCGGCAGCCACCCCATCAACGTCGACGAAAAGCTCACCAAGCTCACTATGGAGGGCTCCCAGCGGGGCACCCCCCTCGTCACCGACACCGAGGTCCGGCAGACCCGCCTTCTCTGA
- the purM gene encoding phosphoribosylformylglycinamidine cyclo-ligase, with protein MKKYSEAGVDVDLGNQVKSGIQKIVGVTRRPEVLSAIGGFGGLFSAKSGAFKKLKDPVLVSSIDGVGTKLKVAEMADRHDTIGEDLVNHCVNDIAVTGAEPLFFLDYIGTAKLEPSRFKEILTGIARGCKKAGAALIGGETAQMPGIYHGKDYDLVGTIVGVVDRKKILDGKTIKAGDILIGLPSSGLHTNGYSLARNILFDKLGLTLQSRIPGEKRTLGELLLAVHVNYLPLLRKVHAAVKVKGLAHITGGGLQDNLPRILPKSLDARINIESWPIPPLFQYLVNEGDIVGAEPYQVFNMGIGMVIVVSKADAKKVLKLTKGYEIGRIIKGKGQVQLHADPPAH; from the coding sequence ATGAAGAAGTACAGCGAAGCCGGTGTCGACGTCGATCTTGGCAACCAAGTCAAAAGCGGCATCCAGAAAATCGTCGGCGTCACCCGCCGCCCCGAAGTCCTCAGCGCCATCGGCGGCTTCGGCGGCCTCTTTTCGGCGAAATCGGGAGCCTTCAAGAAGCTGAAGGACCCCGTCCTCGTCAGCAGCATCGACGGCGTCGGCACGAAGCTCAAGGTCGCCGAGATGGCCGACCGCCACGACACCATCGGCGAAGACCTCGTCAACCACTGCGTCAACGACATCGCCGTCACCGGAGCCGAGCCCCTCTTCTTCCTCGACTACATCGGCACCGCGAAGCTCGAGCCCTCCCGTTTCAAGGAAATCCTCACCGGCATCGCCCGCGGCTGCAAGAAGGCCGGGGCCGCCCTCATCGGCGGCGAGACCGCCCAGATGCCCGGCATCTACCACGGCAAGGACTACGACCTCGTCGGCACCATCGTCGGCGTCGTCGACCGGAAGAAGATCCTCGACGGCAAGACCATCAAGGCGGGCGACATCCTCATCGGCCTCCCCTCCTCCGGTCTCCACACCAACGGCTACTCCCTCGCCCGCAACATCCTCTTCGACAAGCTCGGCCTCACCCTCCAGAGCCGCATCCCCGGGGAGAAGCGGACCCTCGGGGAACTCCTCCTCGCCGTCCACGTCAACTACCTCCCCCTCCTCCGCAAGGTCCACGCCGCGGTGAAGGTGAAAGGCCTCGCCCACATCACCGGCGGCGGCCTCCAGGACAACCTCCCCCGCATCCTCCCGAAGAGCCTCGACGCCCGGATCAACATCGAGTCGTGGCCCATCCCCCCCCTCTTCCAGTATCTCGTCAACGAGGGCGACATCGTCGGTGCGGAACCGTATCAGGTCTTCAACATGGGCATCGGCATGGTCATCGTCGTCTCCAAGGCCGACGCCAAGAAAGTCCTGAAGCTGACCAAAGGCTACGAAATCGGCCGCATCATCAAAGGCAAAGGCCAAGTCCAGCTCCACGCCGACCCGCCCGCCCACTAG
- a CDS encoding UbiA-like polyprenyltransferase, translating to MADHPRSLFQKIASALEFVRFSHTIFALPFALVSMLVAAGGLPSLSVVGLILLCMVSARTAAMAFNRLADWEWDKLNPRTENRSRLVTPATAKAMLIGSLILFALGSWLLNPLCAALCPLAMLLILGYSVTKRFTAYCHLFLGFALGAAPMGAWAAVTGTLAAPAPWLLMLGVLAWVFGFDLIYSTLDAEFDRKAGLHSFPSRYGIPAALRLASVLHALAWGCFILFGLAARLGLPWNLAMVGVAVALVLEQKWSRSNDIGRINAAFFQINAVVSSLLLVAALISLFLWKHS from the coding sequence ATGGCTGACCATCCCCGCTCCCTCTTCCAAAAAATCGCCTCGGCCCTCGAATTCGTCCGGTTCAGCCACACGATCTTCGCCCTGCCGTTCGCCCTCGTCTCGATGCTCGTCGCCGCGGGCGGCCTCCCCTCCCTCTCCGTCGTCGGGCTGATCCTCCTCTGCATGGTCTCCGCCCGGACCGCCGCCATGGCGTTCAACCGCCTCGCCGACTGGGAGTGGGACAAGCTCAACCCCCGGACCGAGAACCGGAGCCGCCTCGTCACCCCCGCCACGGCGAAGGCGATGCTCATCGGCAGCCTGATCCTCTTCGCCCTCGGTTCGTGGCTGCTGAATCCCCTCTGCGCCGCCCTCTGCCCCCTGGCGATGCTCCTCATCCTCGGCTACTCCGTCACGAAGCGATTCACCGCCTACTGCCACCTCTTCCTCGGCTTCGCCCTCGGGGCCGCCCCGATGGGGGCCTGGGCCGCCGTCACCGGCACCCTGGCCGCCCCCGCCCCGTGGCTCCTCATGCTCGGCGTCCTCGCCTGGGTCTTCGGCTTCGACCTCATCTATTCGACTCTCGACGCCGAGTTCGACCGCAAGGCGGGACTCCATTCCTTCCCCTCCCGTTACGGCATCCCCGCCGCCCTCCGCCTCGCCTCGGTCCTCCATGCGCTCGCCTGGGGCTGCTTCATCCTCTTCGGCCTCGCCGCCCGCCTCGGCCTCCCGTGGAACCTCGCGATGGTCGGCGTCGCCGTCGCCCTCGTCCTCGAGCAAAAGTGGAGCCGGAGCAACGATATCGGCCGCATTAACGCCGCTTTCTTCCAGATCAACGCCGTGGTAAGCTCCCTTCTCCTCGTCGCCGCCCTGATCTCCCTCTTCCTATGGAAACACTCCTGA
- the mqnE gene encoding aminofutalosine synthase MqnE: METLLNRTFEKSGLSSIAEKVFAGERIDEADALRLYESPDLNAVGLLANHVRERLNGNVTTYILNRYLNYSNVCILSCQFCAFYRRGGQEGAFELSVEEIVGKAKEAHAQGLTEIHSVGGLHPKLPFSFYLEMIREIKKACPGLRVKAFTAVEIRHLAERIAKKPIRETLQLLLEAGLDSLTGGGAEIFDPEIRDKICRGKEDAEEWLDVHRQWHRLGQQSTCTMLYGHLEEPRHRVDHLRRLRNLQDETNGFTALIPFAYEPENNKLSASLRRVGGSVDLRNIAVARIYLDNIPHLTAYWVSMGMSIAQIAQSYGADDLHGTIREELIFHMAGSKTPQEQTVARMEKAIREAGRVPAQRDTFYRVAAPATA, translated from the coding sequence ATGGAAACACTCCTGAACCGCACCTTCGAAAAAAGCGGCCTTTCCTCCATCGCGGAGAAGGTCTTCGCTGGGGAGCGGATCGACGAGGCCGACGCCCTGAGGCTCTACGAGTCGCCCGACCTCAACGCCGTCGGCCTGCTGGCCAACCACGTCCGGGAACGGCTCAACGGCAACGTCACCACCTACATCCTCAACCGCTACCTGAACTACTCCAACGTCTGCATCCTCAGCTGCCAATTCTGCGCCTTCTACCGGCGCGGCGGCCAGGAGGGGGCGTTCGAGCTCTCGGTCGAGGAAATCGTCGGGAAGGCGAAGGAAGCCCACGCCCAGGGCCTCACCGAGATCCACAGCGTCGGCGGCCTCCACCCGAAGCTCCCCTTCTCCTTCTACCTCGAGATGATCCGGGAGATCAAAAAAGCCTGCCCCGGCCTCCGCGTGAAGGCCTTCACTGCCGTCGAGATCCGTCACCTCGCCGAGCGGATCGCGAAGAAGCCGATCCGCGAGACCCTCCAGCTCCTCCTCGAGGCGGGCCTCGATTCCCTCACCGGCGGCGGGGCCGAGATCTTCGACCCCGAGATCCGCGACAAGATCTGCCGCGGCAAGGAAGACGCCGAGGAATGGCTCGACGTCCACCGCCAATGGCACCGTCTCGGCCAGCAGAGCACCTGCACCATGCTCTACGGCCACCTGGAGGAGCCCCGCCACCGCGTCGACCACCTCCGCCGTCTCCGCAACCTCCAGGACGAGACGAACGGCTTCACCGCCCTCATCCCCTTCGCCTACGAGCCGGAGAACAACAAGCTCTCCGCCTCCCTCCGCCGCGTCGGCGGCAGCGTCGACCTGCGGAACATCGCCGTCGCCCGCATCTACCTCGACAACATCCCCCACCTCACCGCCTACTGGGTCAGCATGGGGATGTCGATCGCCCAGATCGCCCAGAGCTACGGGGCCGACGACCTCCACGGCACCATCCGCGAGGAACTCATCTTCCACATGGCGGGCTCGAAGACCCCCCAGGAACAGACCGTCGCCCGGATGGAAAAGGCGATCCGCGAGGCCGGGCGCGTCCCCGCCCAGCGCGATACCTTCTACCGGGTCGCGGCCCCCGCTACCGCTTGA
- the ftsH gene encoding ATP-dependent zinc metalloprotease FtsH: MANSPIQYPKPRRKRSSTRNKNASSGKTPTPNTDPSQNDPSWRGGLILVASVFFIVAAYYFMMGAGSHVAPTLDLSRAELRKALEEKRVEPNSIVFVRESGSEVTFLKGKVTHPKSATDATPVTTPFRTPVDLGFTPDLSKTLAENGFPDVETETTTNGWSQLLSFLPIILFILFIYFIFRQQLKMAGKNAFSFGKSRARMLNQDKNKITFKDVAGVEEAKEEVSEIVEFLRDPRKFQKLGGRIPKGVLMVGPPGTGKTLIAKAIAGEADVPFFSISGSDFVEMFVGVGASRVRDMFEQAKKTAPCIIFIDEIDAVGRSRGTGMGGGHDEREQTLNALLVEMDGIESQEGVIIVAATNRKDVLDPALLRPGRFDREVRVSLPDIKGREQIIAVHVKKVKIDPKADLNALARGTPGFSGAELANLINEAALIAAKANKEQITQPDLEEARDKVRWGRERRSLAMTEKEKKNTAYHEAGHAVLNVLLENTDPLHKVTIIPRGPSLGSTMYLPETDKYNSRKKELLDFLCVAAGGRVAEEIFFGELTSGASGDIQQLTWYARKMVCEWGMSEKLGMIRYGDDSNMLFLGRDLGGSRGYSEKTAEEIDHEVLDLVNGAHAKATALITEYRSQTEAIALALIEYETLDGQQVTDIVKTGKMTNPPPKNIEPPVLPTPSEPLPANPEPEKKPKDDDGLLPGLQGAPAGA, from the coding sequence ATGGCCAATTCCCCCATCCAGTATCCGAAACCCCGCCGGAAACGCTCTTCCACCCGCAACAAAAACGCGAGCTCCGGGAAAACCCCGACCCCCAATACCGACCCCTCCCAGAACGATCCCAGCTGGCGCGGCGGCTTGATCCTCGTCGCCTCGGTCTTCTTCATCGTCGCCGCCTACTACTTCATGATGGGGGCGGGCTCCCACGTCGCCCCCACCCTCGACCTCTCCCGCGCCGAGCTCCGCAAGGCCCTCGAGGAAAAGCGGGTCGAGCCGAACAGCATCGTCTTCGTCCGCGAGTCGGGGAGCGAGGTCACCTTCCTCAAGGGCAAGGTCACCCACCCGAAGAGCGCCACCGACGCCACCCCGGTCACCACCCCCTTCCGCACCCCCGTCGACCTCGGCTTCACCCCCGACCTCAGCAAGACCCTTGCCGAGAACGGCTTTCCCGACGTCGAGACCGAGACCACCACCAACGGCTGGAGCCAACTCCTCTCCTTCCTCCCCATCATCCTCTTCATCCTCTTCATCTACTTCATCTTCCGCCAGCAGCTGAAGATGGCCGGGAAGAACGCCTTCAGCTTCGGCAAGAGCCGCGCTCGGATGCTGAACCAGGACAAGAACAAGATCACCTTCAAGGACGTCGCCGGCGTCGAGGAAGCGAAGGAGGAAGTCTCCGAGATCGTCGAATTCCTCCGCGATCCCCGCAAGTTCCAGAAACTCGGCGGCCGCATCCCGAAGGGCGTCCTCATGGTCGGCCCCCCCGGCACCGGCAAGACCCTCATCGCGAAGGCGATCGCGGGCGAGGCCGACGTTCCCTTCTTCAGCATCAGCGGCTCCGACTTCGTCGAGATGTTCGTCGGCGTCGGCGCCTCGCGCGTCCGCGACATGTTCGAGCAGGCGAAGAAAACCGCCCCCTGCATCATCTTCATCGACGAGATCGACGCCGTCGGCCGCAGCCGCGGCACCGGCATGGGCGGCGGCCACGACGAGCGCGAGCAGACCCTCAACGCCCTCCTCGTCGAGATGGACGGCATCGAGTCCCAGGAAGGGGTCATCATCGTCGCCGCGACGAACCGCAAGGACGTCCTCGATCCCGCCCTCCTCCGCCCGGGCCGCTTCGACCGCGAAGTCCGCGTCAGCCTCCCCGACATCAAGGGCCGCGAGCAGATCATCGCCGTCCACGTGAAAAAGGTGAAGATCGACCCAAAGGCCGACCTCAACGCCCTCGCCCGGGGTACCCCCGGCTTCTCCGGTGCCGAGCTGGCGAACCTCATCAACGAGGCCGCCCTCATCGCCGCCAAGGCCAACAAGGAACAGATCACCCAGCCCGACCTCGAAGAGGCCCGGGACAAAGTCCGCTGGGGCCGGGAGCGCCGCTCCCTCGCCATGACCGAGAAGGAGAAGAAGAACACCGCCTACCACGAGGCCGGCCACGCCGTCCTCAACGTCCTCCTGGAGAACACCGACCCCCTCCACAAGGTCACCATCATCCCGCGCGGCCCCTCCCTCGGCTCGACGATGTACCTCCCGGAAACCGACAAGTACAACTCCCGCAAGAAAGAGCTCCTCGACTTCCTCTGCGTCGCCGCCGGTGGCCGCGTGGCGGAGGAGATCTTCTTCGGCGAGCTCACCAGCGGTGCCTCGGGCGACATCCAGCAGCTGACCTGGTACGCCCGGAAGATGGTCTGCGAATGGGGCATGAGCGAGAAGCTCGGCATGATCCGCTACGGCGACGACTCGAACATGCTCTTCCTCGGGCGCGACCTCGGCGGTTCCCGCGGCTACAGCGAGAAGACGGCGGAAGAGATCGACCACGAAGTCCTCGACCTCGTCAACGGGGCCCATGCGAAGGCGACCGCCCTCATCACCGAATACCGCTCCCAGACCGAGGCCATCGCCCTCGCCCTGATCGAATACGAGACCCTCGACGGCCAGCAGGTCACCGACATCGTCAAGACCGGCAAGATGACCAACCCGCCCCCGAAGAACATCGAGCCCCCCGTCCTCCCCACCCCCTCGGAACCGCTCCCCGCCAACCCCGAGCCCGAGAAGAAGCCGAAGGACGACGACGGCCTCCTCCCCGGCCTCCAGGGAGCCCCCGCCGGGGCCTGA
- a CDS encoding phosphatase PAP2 family protein translates to MLLVSFLRAEGKGISFAFIDPAGVDLQMIGDPPPEGSSDCRAEIGTLLFLQAGRTPEAAARVATEREITSEAFSAAVGPWFHAVNLPKTAALLAAAKGDTEMAAERAKRLWARTPPPKLDRRIHPAFPPPAGSSYPCADAAVGTVWGFILADLIPEKREGLFVRAAEIGDDQVLAGVRFPSDIVAGRKLGVELVRRMLEDPQFQASLEAARAEVKEAAANKALWAAPVPVPVPIR, encoded by the coding sequence TTGCTGCTGGTTTCTTTCCTTCGTGCGGAGGGGAAGGGGATTTCCTTCGCGTTCATCGATCCCGCCGGGGTCGATCTCCAGATGATCGGCGATCCGCCGCCGGAGGGGTCCTCCGATTGCCGGGCCGAGATCGGCACGCTTCTCTTCCTCCAGGCCGGGCGGACGCCCGAGGCCGCCGCGCGGGTGGCGACGGAGCGGGAGATCACGTCGGAGGCGTTCTCGGCGGCGGTCGGCCCGTGGTTCCATGCGGTGAACCTGCCGAAGACGGCGGCGCTCCTGGCCGCCGCGAAGGGCGACACGGAAATGGCGGCCGAGCGGGCGAAGCGGCTCTGGGCCCGGACGCCGCCGCCGAAGCTCGACCGGCGCATCCATCCCGCGTTTCCCCCGCCGGCCGGATCGTCCTATCCCTGCGCCGATGCGGCGGTGGGGACGGTCTGGGGGTTCATCCTCGCCGATCTGATCCCGGAGAAGAGGGAGGGGCTTTTCGTCCGCGCCGCCGAGATCGGCGACGATCAAGTCCTGGCGGGGGTGCGGTTCCCCTCGGACATCGTCGCGGGGCGGAAGCTCGGTGTAGAGCTGGTTCGCCGGATGCTGGAGGACCCGCAGTTCCAGGCATCGCTGGAGGCGGCCCGCGCCGAGGTGAAGGAGGCGGCGGCGAACAAGGCGCTGTGGGCGGCTCCAGTACCGGTGCCGGTGCCGATTCGCTAG
- a CDS encoding sigma-54 dependent transcriptional regulator gives MTKKSPTPEKPAEKGENKEASSPSVSAAGNAEAAPKQKLLVIDDEKDVHYSFKRLLESEGTSSETIQVLSAESGDEGLKILKAQPVDVVVMDIRMGNQNGLETLKQIRQITSKQVVIMMTAYGTSQTAIEAMKLGAYDYILKPFDIGQLKELLHRALEAARMLRTEMPLPAKLTPMESQMIVGNAAAMQSVYKIIGQVAPTNTTVLITGESGTGKEMIARAIYQNSPRNNKVFIAINCTAIPENLLESELFGHERGSFTGAMNQRIGKFELGDGGTIFLDEIGDMPVTTQAKILRVLQEGEICRLGNNDPIKTDVRIIAATNKDLAEAVKKREFREDLFYRLNVVNLHLPRLSERRSDIPALVSYFLQKHRAKNPSGPLQVTADALDALTSYDWPGNVRELENIVQRAMVFATGASIQIAHLPEAIAGQGSRTKAEPSAEERLFPVVNDLIAAFRTRGQGEGATLGDFELQLARRALEESGGDEKEASELLGIAPAELKRLLGGKGR, from the coding sequence ATGACCAAGAAATCGCCCACGCCTGAGAAACCCGCCGAAAAGGGAGAGAACAAGGAAGCGTCTTCCCCCTCCGTTTCCGCCGCCGGGAACGCCGAGGCCGCGCCGAAGCAGAAGCTCCTCGTCATCGACGACGAGAAGGACGTCCACTATTCGTTCAAGCGGCTCCTCGAGTCGGAGGGGACCTCGTCCGAGACGATCCAGGTGCTGAGCGCCGAGTCGGGCGACGAGGGGTTGAAGATCCTGAAGGCGCAGCCCGTCGACGTCGTCGTGATGGACATCCGCATGGGGAACCAGAATGGCCTGGAGACGCTGAAGCAGATCCGGCAGATCACCTCGAAGCAGGTTGTCATCATGATGACTGCGTACGGCACGTCCCAGACGGCGATCGAGGCGATGAAGCTCGGCGCGTACGATTATATCCTGAAGCCCTTCGATATCGGGCAGCTGAAGGAGCTTCTCCACCGCGCGCTCGAGGCGGCCCGGATGTTGCGGACCGAGATGCCGCTCCCGGCGAAGCTCACCCCGATGGAGAGCCAGATGATCGTCGGCAACGCGGCGGCGATGCAGTCGGTCTACAAGATCATCGGGCAGGTCGCGCCGACGAACACGACGGTCCTGATCACCGGCGAGAGCGGCACGGGCAAGGAGATGATCGCCCGCGCGATCTATCAGAACAGCCCCCGGAACAACAAGGTCTTCATCGCGATCAATTGCACGGCGATCCCGGAGAATCTGCTGGAGAGCGAGCTCTTCGGGCACGAGCGGGGCTCCTTCACCGGGGCGATGAACCAGCGCATCGGCAAGTTCGAGCTCGGCGACGGCGGCACCATCTTCCTCGACGAGATCGGGGACATGCCGGTGACGACCCAGGCGAAGATCCTCCGCGTCCTCCAGGAGGGGGAGATCTGCCGCCTCGGCAACAACGACCCGATCAAGACCGACGTCCGCATCATCGCGGCGACGAACAAGGACCTGGCCGAGGCGGTGAAGAAGCGCGAGTTCCGCGAGGATCTCTTCTACCGCCTCAACGTGGTGAACCTCCACCTGCCGCGCCTCTCCGAGCGGCGGAGTGACATCCCGGCGCTGGTCTCCTATTTCCTCCAGAAGCATCGGGCGAAGAACCCGAGCGGACCGCTCCAGGTGACCGCCGACGCGCTCGACGCGCTGACCAGTTACGATTGGCCGGGCAATGTCCGGGAACTGGAGAACATCGTCCAGCGGGCGATGGTCTTCGCCACCGGGGCCTCGATCCAGATCGCCCACCTGCCCGAGGCGATCGCCGGGCAGGGGAGCCGGACGAAGGCGGAGCCCTCCGCCGAGGAGCGGCTCTTCCCGGTCGTGAACGATCTGATCGCGGCATTCCGCACCCGGGGCCAGGGCGAAGGGGCGACGCTGGGCGATTTCGAGCTGCAGCTGGCCCGTCGCGCCCTGGAGGAATCGGGCGGCGACGAGAAAGAGGCTTCCGAGCTTCTCGGGATCGCGCCGGCTGAATTGAAGAGGCTTCTGGGGGGAAAGGGTCGGTAA
- the ftsA gene encoding cell division protein FtsA, whose product MFFRNYPNILVAMEVGSSKVAVAVAEQRGDGSLVLLGVGEAKTSGVRKCEIVNFEYAKQSISHALKDAEEKTGVEISEVYLALSGAHIHSENVELTTAIHSEGNEILPEHLDDLDGMIRHQSLEPGYSFIHEVIRHYRLDDGSTVENPVGLSSRRLSAEYHLVSGITTRLQTTIRCVKELGVNVKGYALGSLATAQAVLSEAQKREGSIVVNCGAGATDWLAYDAGAVVDTGVIAVGGEHLTNDLALGLKLPPLKAEDLKVRHGRVDIDHEIPAAVVIPGDYSFEERLVRMDHVLTILNARQDETLRIVLGKLSEQPFWHHFRGTVYFTGGASRVPGFLELASEIFPVPVAMAEPRPVEGDQSHVTRPELATVMGMLRYAQIEDANEVPEGAFGSLRKFFAAMRLFSF is encoded by the coding sequence ATGTTCTTCAGGAATTATCCGAACATCCTCGTGGCGATGGAAGTGGGCAGCAGCAAGGTGGCCGTGGCGGTCGCCGAGCAGCGCGGCGACGGCTCCCTCGTCCTCCTCGGCGTCGGCGAGGCGAAGACGAGCGGTGTCCGCAAGTGCGAGATCGTGAACTTCGAGTACGCGAAGCAGAGCATCTCCCACGCCCTGAAGGACGCGGAGGAAAAGACCGGGGTCGAGATCTCCGAGGTCTACCTCGCCCTCTCCGGCGCCCACATCCATTCCGAGAACGTCGAGCTGACGACGGCGATCCACAGCGAGGGGAACGAGATCCTTCCCGAGCACCTCGACGACCTCGACGGGATGATCCGCCACCAGTCGCTGGAGCCGGGCTATTCCTTCATCCACGAGGTGATCCGCCACTACCGCCTCGACGACGGCTCGACGGTCGAGAATCCGGTCGGCCTCTCCTCGCGCCGCCTCTCGGCGGAATATCACCTCGTCTCCGGCATCACGACGCGCCTCCAGACCACCATCCGGTGCGTGAAGGAACTGGGCGTGAACGTGAAGGGGTACGCCCTCGGCAGCCTCGCGACGGCGCAGGCGGTGCTGAGCGAGGCGCAGAAGCGGGAGGGCTCGATCGTCGTGAACTGCGGCGCGGGCGCGACCGACTGGCTGGCCTACGACGCGGGCGCGGTGGTCGATACGGGGGTGATCGCCGTCGGCGGCGAGCACCTGACGAACGACCTCGCCCTCGGCCTGAAGCTCCCGCCGCTCAAGGCCGAAGACCTGAAGGTCCGGCACGGCCGGGTCGATATCGACCACGAGATCCCCGCCGCCGTCGTGATTCCCGGCGACTACAGCTTCGAGGAACGCCTCGTCCGGATGGATCACGTCCTCACGATCCTCAACGCCCGGCAAGACGAGACGCTCCGCATCGTCCTTGGGAAGCTCTCGGAACAGCCGTTCTGGCATCACTTCCGCGGCACGGTTTACTTCACGGGCGGCGCTTCGCGGGTTCCCGGATTCCTCGAGCTGGCCTCGGAGATTTTCCCCGTTCCCGTCGCGATGGCCGAGCCCCGGCCCGTCGAGGGTGACCAGAGCCACGTCACCCGGCCCGAGCTAGCCACGGTGATGGGGATGCTCCGCTACGCCCAGATCGAGGATGCCAACGAGGTGCCCGAGGGGGCCTTCGGCAGCCTGCGCAAGTTCTTCGCCGCGATGCGGCTCTTCTCTTTCTAA